A region of the Terriglobales bacterium genome:
TTCTGCTCTCAACTTCTACACTGAACCGCGCAAAGACTTGTGCTCGACCCTGGAGAGGACTCATGGACCGACGCTCGTTTCTTTTCATGACGGCTGCATCCGTTGTGGCACGACCGACAGAATTTCTTGGCGCCGCAGTTTCAGAGCGGGAAGATGGTTCGAAGCCCTGGTATGCAACGATGCAGCGCTGCGGTCAGATCAACTACAACGAGCGCGATCCGCTCACGATGGACGCGAATGCCTGGGGAGACTACTGGGCGTCCCTCAAGGTCGATGCGGTGCTTTTGAACGGTGGGGGAATAGTCGCTTTTTATCCTACTCAGATTCCGTATCAGCATCGCAGTGAGTTCCTCGGCGCTCGAGATCTGTTCGGCGAAATGGTGGCTGCCATGAAGCGGCGCGGCATCCGCGCGGTGGCACGCATGGATTGCAATCTTGCTTACGAGGACGCGCTGAAAGCCCATCCCGAATGGTTTGAGCGCAATCGTGACGGCTCGCCCCGTCCACACGCTGAATCGCCATGGCTCTTCTCCACCTGCATGTTCAGCACCTACTTCACCGAACAGATGGCGGCGATCTACCGCGAAATTAACCAGCACTATCCCGTGGACGGTTTCTTCACGAACGGCTGGCCTTCTACCGGTGCGCTGCGGGTGTGCTACTGCGAAAACTGTCGCAAGTTGTTCGATCAACTCGGCGGTGCTCCGCCAGAGGAGACCGACGCTTCCAATCCCCTCTATCGCAAGTACTACAAGGCGTACATGGATCGCGTGCTCGCGATCTGGCGTCTTTGGGATCAGATTGCGCGAGAGAAAAACCAGCAATCGGTTTACGTCGGCAATTTGGGAGGTGGACTCGACACGATCAAGGATCTAACCGAAATAAGTCAGGCTGCGGCCTGGTTTAACGCAGATCATCAAGGCCGCTCCGGCGACACTCCCATCTGGATTTGCGCTCAGCAAGGCAGAGTCGCCAATTCCGTGATGCAGGGCCGCACGATTACTAATGTCGCGGGTGCGTATGCGAACGCTCAGCCGAATTGGCGGCATGTCTCTAAAACCCCGGCCGAGCTGACGATGTGGCTTGCACAAACTACCGCGAGTGGCATGGTTCCATGGTTTCACTGGCTTGGAGGCTCTCCTGAAGACACGCGCTGGCGTGAAGTTGGACGTTCTTTTTTCACCTGGATCGCGGAGAATGAAGCCCATTTCAGGAATCGGACTTCGGTCGCCGATTTGGCAGTCTTGTATCCACAGCGCACGGTTGCGTTTTATTCAAGACCGGAATCGCACCGGCCGCGCTACCGTGGCGGTCCCACCGACTATCTGCAGGGGCTCTACTACGCGCTGCTCGAAGGGCGCTTCGTCTTTGATTTTATCCACGAAAGCAATCTCGACGAGACAACTCTAAAGAAGTACCGCGCGCTGCTGATTCCCAATGCCGCCTATCTCAGTGATCGGAACTGTGAGGCGATTCGTAATTATGTGAATGGTGGCGGATCGTTGCTGGGGACTTTCGAAACTTCTCGCTATGACGAATGGGGCACCTTGCGCTCAGACTTTCAATTGGCTGACATTTTCGGCGCGCACGTGACTGGGGAAGTAATTGGACCGCACGGCAATAGCTATGCGCGAATCGAAAAGCCACATCCAGCTGTCGATGATTTCAAAGGGACGGCTCTCCTTCCCGGCCCTGAGAATCGTGTGCTAATTCGGGCAGAATCGTCGCCGCTCGTGCTCAGCATCGTTCCCGCCTATCCTGCCTTTCCGCCAGAAATGGTCTACGCTCGTACACCTCATACAAGCGAGCCTGCAGCGGTGTTCCGGGAAACGGGAAAGTCACGCATCGCATACTTCGCCGGCGATGTGGACCGAACCTGCTGGCGCTCGGGCGGCGAAGATTTCAGCCGCCTTTTGCAGAACGCCGTCAACTGGGTTCGCGGGCCAGATCCTGTTGTCTCGGTTAAAGGTGCGGGGCTGGTTGAGACGTTCGCGTGGGAGACCGAGTCAGGATATGCGCTGCACATCCTGAACTATACGAATCCAAATGCCACACACGGGTATATTCGGCGAGCTTATCCACTCGGTCCCCAACAGGTCCGATTCCGAACCGATGGACGCCCGATAAAGAGCGCTCGCGCTTTGCGCTCGGGAACGCCCGTAACATTCCAACAGCAGGACGGAATCGTCAGCTTCGAGGTCCCGGCAATTGGAGACTATGAGATTGTTGCCTTGACGTAGGACGGGGGAACAGTGGCGCAGAATGGTCGCATGTGCAGGGATGCGCGCAGCGAGGATGAAGTCGAAATCGATTTTGACATCGTGACACTTCCACCATAATCTCGAGTTTCCATGGGACATATCGCTCCCGCAGTGCCTCAGCCGACGGGCTGGAGTCATCTCGACGAGTCAGCAGGATTGCACCAACGATCGAAGTGAAGTCCAATGTGCTCTTGGGAGCTTGAGATAGATTCGGCTTCGCGCTAACGTAAGTTAATGGATCGGCGATGAAGTGGTTCCGACAGAACCGGCAGAAGGAAATCCATGTCCCGAATGTGACCTTCCTTGGTGAACAGGATGGAGAGGTCGAAAAGGAATTCAAACAACGCTTGCTTGATCGCTTCGCGACGAGCACCACCCTGCATAAGGCATATCTGGTTCGCGCCAGATATGGCGAATCCCCCGAGATAAAGGTTGTCCTGGCGCTGGATGCGAACGCGGGCGGGCTCGTCATTCTTCGCGATCGAGCGTCTAGAGTGTTCGCAAAGATGTTCAATTCTGAGACGAGCCTCGACATCCTGTTCCTGAGCGACGAACAAAAACAAAGGATCTCCGCTGTGGCAAAGCCGTTCTATCAAAAGTGAATCCCAATGACCAGCCCACGCCGTGCCCCGATTTTCCTAGGGAACTCAGAAGCTCGCTGCTAACCGGATTTACAAGCCATAATCTCCTGGTGGCAAAAACTGGCGGAAGATTGATCATCGTCTGCGGCTTGCCCGGCTCCGGTAAAACGACGCATGCCAAACAGCT
Encoded here:
- a CDS encoding alpha-amylase family protein, whose translation is MDRRSFLFMTAASVVARPTEFLGAAVSEREDGSKPWYATMQRCGQINYNERDPLTMDANAWGDYWASLKVDAVLLNGGGIVAFYPTQIPYQHRSEFLGARDLFGEMVAAMKRRGIRAVARMDCNLAYEDALKAHPEWFERNRDGSPRPHAESPWLFSTCMFSTYFTEQMAAIYREINQHYPVDGFFTNGWPSTGALRVCYCENCRKLFDQLGGAPPEETDASNPLYRKYYKAYMDRVLAIWRLWDQIAREKNQQSVYVGNLGGGLDTIKDLTEISQAAAWFNADHQGRSGDTPIWICAQQGRVANSVMQGRTITNVAGAYANAQPNWRHVSKTPAELTMWLAQTTASGMVPWFHWLGGSPEDTRWREVGRSFFTWIAENEAHFRNRTSVADLAVLYPQRTVAFYSRPESHRPRYRGGPTDYLQGLYYALLEGRFVFDFIHESNLDETTLKKYRALLIPNAAYLSDRNCEAIRNYVNGGGSLLGTFETSRYDEWGTLRSDFQLADIFGAHVTGEVIGPHGNSYARIEKPHPAVDDFKGTALLPGPENRVLIRAESSPLVLSIVPAYPAFPPEMVYARTPHTSEPAAVFRETGKSRIAYFAGDVDRTCWRSGGEDFSRLLQNAVNWVRGPDPVVSVKGAGLVETFAWETESGYALHILNYTNPNATHGYIRRAYPLGPQQVRFRTDGRPIKSARALRSGTPVTFQQQDGIVSFEVPAIGDYEIVALT
- a CDS encoding enhanced serine sensitivity protein SseB C-terminal domain-containing protein; this encodes MKWFRQNRQKEIHVPNVTFLGEQDGEVEKEFKQRLLDRFATSTTLHKAYLVRARYGESPEIKVVLALDANAGGLVILRDRASRVFAKMFNSETSLDILFLSDEQKQRISAVAKPFYQK